A segment of the Nerophis lumbriciformis linkage group LG08, RoL_Nlum_v2.1, whole genome shotgun sequence genome:
CGTCCGGGATAAAAATGTGTGCGATATTTCTTGTTCCGTTGTTGTGGATAAAGTTGATTGAAAGCAGTGACGTCACAAGTTCCTGTTCCGTTGTTGTGGATAAAGTTGATTGAAAGCGGTGACGTCACGGGTTCCACGTTGGCCGGACGTGGCAGAGTCTCCTGGTGAAACAACCTCAACGCTTTGTACGGGGCTTTAACATCCACCTTTTACCCAAACTATCACACACCACACTCCATTCATGGGGCTGGTATTATCTTCAGTCTTCGGACGACTTTTTGGCAAAAAACAAATGAGGATTTTGATGGGTGAGTACAAAAAAGCGTTGTTTTGACggttagcttagcttagctacTTGCTAGCTTGCGCGAAGCCTCGTCGTTTTCACAAgttaaagtttgaaaaaaatacataaacaagggCTCCCAATTGACGGACAACATATGAAGGTTCACTTTAGTGGCGTAAACGTGGTAAAATAGTCATGAGTCAATAAACAAATGAGTTAATTTTTAAAGGCAGTTTGTCAACTGGAAGTCGACGTTTTCCTCTGCTGTCGCAGGGAAGTAATTTAACTCTTCTttgaaacatatttatttaactcttctttgagacatctacatatttatttttaactctttgatacatatctacatatttatttaactcttctttgaatacatatttatttttaactttgttacatatctacatatttatttaactctTCTTTGAAaattatctacatatttatttttaactctttgatacatatctacatatttatttataactctTCTttgatacatatctacatatttatttaactctttggaacatatctacatatttatttaactctTATTTGAAACATATCTTCATATTTATTTAACTCTTCCTTGAAatatatctacatatttatttttaactcttctttgatacatatctacatatattgAACTcttctttgaaacatatcttcagATTTATTTAACTCTTCCTTGAAATATATCTACATATTTAACTCTTCCTTGAAatatatctacatatttatttaactctTCCTTGAAATAtgtctacatatttatttttaactctttgaaacatatctacatatttatttaactctttgaaacatatctacatatttatttttaactctttaaTACAtgtctacatatttatttaactctttgaaacatatctacatatttatttaactctTATTTGAAACATATCTTCATATTTATTTAACTCTTCCTTGAAatatatctacatatttatttttaactctttgatacatatctacatatattgAACTcttctttgaaacatatcttcagATTTATTTAACTCTTCCTTGAAATATATCTACATATTTAACTCTTCCTTGAAATATATCTACATATTTATATAACTCTTCCTTGAAatatatctacatatttatttttaactctttgaaacatatctacatatttatttaactcttcgaaacatatctacatatttatttttaactctttaaTACAtgtctacatatttatttaactctttgaaacatatctacatatttatttaccTCTTCTTTGAaacatctacatatttatttttaactctttgatacatatctacatatttatttttcactctttgaaacatatctacatatttatttttaactcttgatacatatctacatatttatttttaacttttttgaaacatctaCATATTCTACCTTATTTTTAACTCTTCTATGAAACATATCTACATATTTTTAACTTTGAAACATATCTACATACTTATTTTTAACTCtgatacatatctacatatttatttttaactctttgatacatatctacatatttatttttaacttttctttgaaacatctacatatttatttttaactctttgaaacatctatatatttatttttaactctgatacatatctacatatttaattttaactctTCTTTGAAACATCTACATATTCTGCCTTATTTTTAACTCTTCTATGaaacatatctacatatttatttttaactttgaaacttatctacatatttatttttaactctttgaaacatatctacatatttatttttaactttgaaaCATATCGACATATTCTGCCTTATTTTCAACTCTTCTTTTAAACATCTACATATTCTGCCATATTTTCAACAGTAGATGAACTCTTCTTTGaaacatatctacatatttatttttaactctttaaAACTTATCTACGTATTCTGCCTTATTTTCAACTCTTCTTTGAAACATATCTACATATTCTGCATTATTTTCAACAAAATAGTTTCCAATTAATTGTCTTGTGTAATATTATGTAGAACTTAGGCCCACAGAGTAGTCATTTTTGACATTGTTTTCCCACGCCAGTTTCTATTTGATAAAAAACCCATAGAGTTTGTCAAAGTATTTTTGGAGCAGACCTTTGAGGGCAGGGGTAACattagggaagaaaaaaaaagaaaaaacgtcATGTTCAAAGGCAAAATGAATTGATTTGGTTTCTACCGAGCAAAACAAAAGCTATTTAGGGACTAGACGAGGCCCTAACCATAATATATTGTTAGCATCCCTGTTTTGGAAAAAAGCAAGTTGTGATGTCTCTTTGTTTTATTATGTAATATTTGACATGTTGTCATCCTCCCGTGTTGTAACTTGTCATTTCTCAACATTCCCGTCCCTAGTCGGGCTGGATGCTGCTGGGAAAACCACCATCTTATACAAACTGAAGCtcggcgaaattgtaacaaccaTCCCCACTATTGGTAAGACCTGGGGACTTTGTAATCACCTCAATGCTAATTAATATTGATTATGATTGTACACAACCTCGTttaccttttattttatttcctcCTTGGACAGGTTTCAACGTGGAGACCGTAGAGTATCAGAACATCAGTTTCACGGTGTGGGATGTGGGCGGTCAGGACAAGATCAGGCCCCTGTGGAGGCATTATTTCCAGAACACACAGGTATTATGGCTAATGTGGAGGCATTATTTCCAGAACCCACAGCAGGGTTTCCCGCagtgctttgttgttaaggcggctgccttaacaacaaagagccaccgcctaaactaaagtcttaacaaggtgCTCCGCTTGGTtatgcctctgcctctgtcagtacgtctctgcagccaatcagcagtgcgtatttagagcgcatgtaacagccaatcagcagtgcgtattcagagcgcttgGAGTCAGTGCTCCAGTGGTGgggtgagcagaaaggtgtttagcaggtgagcataaggcagcggactctccccaaattataataaacacctcaaaGTCAACTACTAgtgacatcactatgagcccgttgacgttttagaaacataagcggcagctcagctcgctcgcagtccttgaggtgaaggctaattagcttttagcgtaacgttagctcattttgcggtgtgtgtgtgcgtgctacaAACAGAAAACCCCTGTGTCTGAGagtgacaagcattattgacctacagttaacaacaaagttatttcactttaccttttttctgtgttgattgagctgtgttgaagcagcaaaaaaggacaatatgttaaatgaagagtttcctgaagctgtctctgatagttgatataataatgtaactgcatcataaagcctacatgaacgctatggtgttcagggatgaatagcctctcgtattgctattgtactattttttttagctataattaccgtatttttcggactataagtcgcagttttttccatagtttggccgggctccagtgcgacttatgtttttttccttttttattatgcattttcggcaggtgcgacttatactccgaaaaatacggtacattaatcattagtaatgtagcagcctagtttttaatggcagggtccctgctatcacatgttgatacaaatatataacagttacataataaaaataaattacaggcttcccaaatgctgtaataaattaagcatgatgagttgagaatatgtcagcatgtggccctatttttaactcttttttttcaaacacttattggaaacgcttacttacagtaagtcattaatttgacttattaagtcattattttgacttagtaagtcattattttgtcattattttgatttagtaaattactaagtcaaaatattgacttactaagtcataataatgacatacttagtgtctcaggtaactaggactgttttgtgtatttttactttacggaaaaaatatcgagatatatatagtatatcggcatatggagcggaaaacacaaccaaaaattgtaggcttcttcatgcgacgaagccggcctacgtcaccacagtctgtagtctattacccccccccaggctgtggtggcagcgatgagatggagacgtgatggcgacaggccaagttacgctgttccttacacccacctACCCCTttccccctggagagacaccaccttaactaacatatTTTCTGGGGGAAATACTGCACAGGTATTAGGGCTAATGTGGAGGCATTATTTCCAGAACACACGGGTATTGGGGCTAATGTGGAGGCATTATTTCCAGAACATACAGGTATTATGGCTAAtgtggagtagggatgtcccgatccgatatttggatcggatcggctgctgatatttgccaaaaattgcgtatcgccaaggcatgggaaaatgccgatccagatccagtttaaaaaaaaacctccggtccgtgttttccaacgcaccgatttaaataatacattccacttttctgctgctccgtaatttccgtaccgcattttccagcacaccttcaacacatccacatgtctgtgaattctcacgcagttgcttttagctgctggcattacacgacaggctcttctcactctttcttgtgtctccctctcacagacagcagcgcgccttcttacacacgtcacatactgtcacgacacacgtcacatactgtcacgacacacgtcacatactgtcacgtcatacgtcacatacgtatacgtcctccccgagcagagaggtagcagcatggctaacgttagctgtgatgctagcgcagccgtgcgagcaacgctccctctaaggtgctcgcctatgcaattgcgcactgtttaagcgtcctctgcgcatagcaaatctatgccacgcacaaaatctaataaaaaaataagcgcataacgattttcaacacacggacacgacagagaaaacagttttcgtcatcattgttcaaatattgtgacgtctgtcgagacgcttatctccattcggtgccacacacccacaccatcaaaatgctgaggcaaaaatttccacaacaccgtatgaaaaaatttgtgattttttttttagttgtgatttccttctctgcatgaaagtttaaaagtagcatatattaatgcagtatgaagaagaatgttttaatatagacatgcaagccttgaaagaaaattttgaaaatcaatactacatttcctgcaaatgggtgcatttctaccctatattttaactttagatttattctcataccaaactcttttggctgtctttttgacacttacatccggctccccctccacaccctggattataaataatgtagataattcaatgtgattatcttgtgtgatgactgtattatgatgatagtatatatctgatagtatatatctgtatcatgaatcaatttaagtggaccccgacttaaacaagttgaaaaacttattggggtgttaccatttagtggtcaattgtacggaatatgtacttcactgtgcaacctactaataaaagtctcaatcaatcaaaacacatagaatcatcatactgctgtgattatatgcatcaagtgttcattcaaggctaaggcaaaatatcgagatatatattgtgtatcgctatatggccttaaaatatcgcaatattaaaaaaaggccatatcgcccagccctagttcaatgatgccatttctgtttgtcatgtataattttgtctattttgtgtttatccttgaataaacaggtcagtttcttgttaccaaccattgtgtattattcaaactcccctaattcagctggctagttgttatcaagagtactaaaacccttttcaacatgattctgacaactaagttggctaaataactttaaactttaatacatgctcggataggccagtatcggtcagtatcggtatcggatcggaaatgcaaaaacaatattggtatcggatcggaagtgcaaaaacctggatcgggacatccctaatgtggaGGCATTATTTCCAGAACACACAGGTATCGGGGCTAATCAAGCCGAAGTCTCCGACAAAGCAATGTATACTCTTGATTAGTCATGTGTTTGTCTCACTTAAATGTTGTTACTCACCACACCAGTTATTTACAGCATGTGATCTCAGTGTGTTCACAGTTAAAACACCACACGCTATGCctactatatacagtacaggccaaaagtttggacacactttctcatttcaatgcgttgtctttattttcatgactatttacattgtagattgtcacatcaaaactatgaatgaacacttgtggagttatgtacttaacaaaaaaaaggtgaaataactgaaaacatgttttatattgtggtttcttcaaaatagccaccctttgctctgattactgctttgcatactcttggcattctctccatgagcttcaagaagtagtcacctgaaatggttttcacttcacaggtgtgccttatcagggttgattagtggaatttcttgctttattaaTGGGGTTGGGTCAATCAGTTGTGTtgggaatgagaaggtgtgtccaaacttttggcctgtactgtgttgcAGCTAGCTCATTACTCATGTTAAACTTCCTTTTTATGTTTGGCTGTGCAAATTATAGATCAAATGATTATTTACTTTTATGAACGTGGAAGCATACAATTAGCTAACTATGTCGATTGCTTTTATCTGGCAGGGCCTCATCTTTGTAGTGGACAGCAATGACCGAGAAAGAGTGCAGGAGGCTGCAGATGAGCTCTCAAAGATGGTATGTATGCAACTCAAAACTAAGAATTCTTATATTTTTAAAGGTAGATTTATAGTCTGTGAGAATATTGAGGCTGTAGTATCCAGTAATTTTGAAAATTCAGTAAAATCCCCGCTGTCAGAAGAAATGGCAAATAAACACAAGCTCAGTGTTGGTCAACAACAATCCAGGTTCAAGCTTTAAATGTGCATCATACATGTATTAACACATTTTAAAGAATAAAACATGTAGGTACTAAAgggctaggccaggggtcggcaacccgcggctctttgatcactctgatgcggctcagcttttttcccgggagatttccggattttggtgcctcttgcagaaaactcccgggatttatATTCACCTATTTTcacactaacaataataataagggcgtgccatgatggtacagtatttagcgCCCTCTGCAATCTGTACAAACATCGTGCCAGCCcatccttttgttgtatgcatctttgacttgcacacgtaagtgacagcaaggcatacttggtcaacagccacacaggttacactgacggtggccatataaaacaacttcaacactcttactaataatgcgccacactttgaaccaaaaccaaacaagaatgacaaacacatttcgggagaacatctgcaccttaacacaacataaacacaacagaacaaatacccagaatcccatgcagccctgactcttccgggctacattatgcacccctgctaccaccaaaccccgcccccaccccaaccctgctcccccacacatcaaccccccccccccccccctccgtgcgtcggttgaggtgggcagggtttggtagcgggggtgtataatgtagcccggaagagttagggctgcatgggattctgggtatttgttctgttgtgttcatgttgtgttacggtgcagatgttctcccgaaatgtgtttgtaattcttgtttggtgtgggtccacagtgtggcgcatattagtaagagtgttaaagttttttataccgccaccgtcagtgtaacctgtgtggttgttgaccaagtatgccttgctgtcgcttacgtgagcaagcagaagccttaCGCAACTTGTAGCTGGGccggctggttgtagtgggcgctaaatgctgtaccatcacggcccgttcgagagaacagttgccctgaaattcgaagTCTGCCGGAAGAATCGGGAGGGATgggaagtatgacgctgtcaagcgccattcatataaaagtcgcggaccgcactaacattcaattttcatattaaggtgtgggcagcgtgtctgagactcttggtttatacatagcacaaagcaaaaaaaaaactttgtatgcagtgttatttcattttaaatttcaaaagatttttgtggctcccattgttttctttaatttgtgaaactggtcaaaatggctctttgagtggtaaatgttgccgacccctgggctaggcgaTATGGATggaaactttatcacaatataagTGTCTTATATCGGTAGATAGCGAACATTTTTGATATTTATTATGACTTATCGAAAAAAAGCACCAGGAGAAAAACATATAATGTATtcaaaatgtaaccttcctctgattataaaccCCTTAGCTATCAAGGAAGAAAGGAAATGTTAACACAAGCAGTCAATTTAACAAACATTGAACACTTcacaataggggtgtaacggtatgtgtatttgtactgaaccgtttcggtacgggggtttcggtttggaggtgtaccgaacgagtttccacacggacatattaagtagcgtaccgcacgttatgtaaacaatgcacaccgaggcacaacacacaccgggttacgatagactgaccatacgtcctcttttcaggggctgtccgggcggagtctcttaaatgcctcaaatgtccggcattttgagttagggttgtgtgtattttcaatgtacgttcagggttcagaaggggttaaaaacaaaacaaattgtggaggTGTGCGcgtagcagcattggtgagggaggggcagagacagagagagtgagagagttatgataaacgcgcatgcgtcgccaggctttgctttttatccatagatttatcagattgaattttttattatctatagcaggggtgtcaaaagtgttccccggaggccatttgcggcccacagctaatgttttaaaggcccacggcacattctaaaaatactattaaaataaacaaaaacataacaaaagtgaaataaaaaagcttaaaggttaaatccatccattttctaccgcttattcccttttggggtcgcggggggcgctggagcctatctcagctacaatcaggcggaaggcggtgtacaccctggacaagtcgccacctcatcgcagggctaaaggttaaatgtaatttcgaaaaaattgcaatgttgagattttgcaaatttgattttactgtaccgaaaatgaaccgtaccgtgacctctaaaccgaggtacgtaccgaaccgaaatttttgtgtaccgttacacccctacttcacAATCACCTCTTTTAAATGAAGGTGCAATAATAAGGAATGTGTaataaatgcttaataaagtgtaacaaaatagtaatGATAACGAATGTAAACATACAGAcacctgagaactattttcttcaggtttagtgccaggaggtTACGGCTGTGCTCAGGTAAGCACAGCTAAGGTGGTGTGGCATTACCAATCTTAGTAGGGAccagcgccttgcatcatttacagaccacgttggtctgactacggtccgttttTTTTGGTATATGAAATAGTTCAGGCAACTGCAGAATAAATAAAGCGGGAGGTGTGGTAACATTTCTCTGTGTAcctgctcatgtaggagttgTGGGCAACGAGTTAGCAGACAGATATGCAAAACAAGCAAccactaaaacagaagtaaacatagagattaagcacagtaaagaagaacataattaagatagaacacaataaaaagtggcaggataattggaataaggaaacaaaaggtagggagtattacaaagtccagaggagagtaggtgtaatgagaggaggcaatagaaatagggaggaagaagacattattactagaatgagattaggacatacatatctaaatagttcattgAAATTGATAGGGAAACATAATACAGGG
Coding sequences within it:
- the LOC133611946 gene encoding ADP-ribosylation factor 5-like, which translates into the protein MGLVLSSVFGRLFGKKQMRILMVGLDAAGKTTILYKLKLGEIVTTIPTIGFNVETVEYQNISFTVWDVGGQDKIRPLWRHYFQNTQGLIFVVDSNDRERVQEAADELSKMLQEQELSDAVLLVFANKQDLPNALTVSDLSDTLGLNALRTKAWHIESTCATQGTGLYEGLEWLSTELSK